One part of the Chryseobacterium sp. 7 genome encodes these proteins:
- a CDS encoding lipopolysaccharide biosynthesis protein has translation MQLTFIKTFISRFLILVLSFGLVIFSTNMWGSEGKGTISIVVANAAAVSFFSSIFSGSSTSYFASRFKIEKVLLYAYLWSILTGLLIPFLFGIASIQGKYLFYLIGISVFSSLLSTNISLFIGTQNIKRFNLYTVLQQLVHIVFIGILVYGFGKKDVSVYFLAQIGCLALLFLTSFFQIIRKCTVSEISFCKDVARNMFEYGWKTQLSAFVQFLNYRLSFYFLEYFEGIASVGIFSIGVTFSEAIWTITRSIAVILYSDVVNSKSREESIEKTKESLKLTFILMIGFVLGIVIIPSQVYEIIFGKEFRDTKEIMLLLSPGIFAIAVSDMVGHCFSGMRELKILNVKSIVGLVVTVVFLLLPYPDGEF, from the coding sequence ATGCAGCTTACTTTCATAAAAACATTTATTTCACGCTTTCTTATTCTGGTCCTGAGTTTCGGATTGGTGATCTTTTCTACGAATATGTGGGGAAGTGAAGGTAAGGGAACTATTTCGATTGTGGTAGCCAATGCTGCAGCTGTCAGTTTTTTCAGCAGTATCTTTTCCGGAAGCAGTACCTCTTATTTCGCTTCCAGGTTTAAAATTGAAAAGGTATTATTGTATGCCTATCTGTGGTCAATCTTAACAGGACTTTTAATTCCATTTTTATTTGGAATTGCTTCCATTCAGGGGAAATATCTGTTTTATCTCATCGGTATTTCTGTTTTTTCTTCTTTGCTATCTACCAATATCAGTCTGTTTATTGGAACACAGAATATAAAAAGGTTTAATCTTTATACCGTTCTGCAACAGTTAGTACATATTGTCTTTATAGGAATATTGGTATATGGCTTCGGAAAGAAAGATGTTTCAGTGTACTTTCTGGCACAGATTGGATGCCTGGCACTTCTGTTTCTTACCAGCTTTTTTCAGATCATTAGAAAATGTACTGTCTCAGAAATCTCATTCTGTAAAGATGTTGCCAGAAATATGTTTGAATACGGCTGGAAAACCCAGCTGAGTGCTTTTGTTCAATTCCTGAACTACAGGCTTTCTTTTTATTTCTTAGAATATTTTGAAGGAATCGCCAGTGTAGGGATTTTTTCCATCGGAGTTACTTTTTCAGAAGCCATATGGACCATTACCCGCAGTATTGCCGTTATTTTATATTCCGATGTGGTGAATAGCAAGAGCAGGGAAGAATCTATTGAAAAAACCAAAGAATCTTTAAAACTGACTTTTATTCTGATGATCGGTTTTGTGCTGGGAATTGTTATTATACCGTCTCAGGTGTATGAAATAATTTTCGGGAAAGAATTCAGAGATACCAAAGAAATTATGCTTCTTTTATCACCCGGAATTTTTGCCATTGCGGTGAGTGACATGGTGGGGCACTGCTTTTCAGGGATGAGAGAGTTAAAGATTCTCAATGTTAAATCCATTGTAGGACTGGTGGTTACTGTCGTTTTTCTT
- a CDS encoding glycosyltransferase codes for MPKVLFLTTSHSYNDDRIFYHQAKALGDNGYEVKICSLYADYKGIIDEIEIESYAILEESIEKKMEAFRKVCDNFNPLVIICSEPLAVVAVKEFVKNNKISCIYDVTEWYPSMSMLQHYRFPAKIFQAAKFSLIQLYAGFLSTHFIFGETTKKFPLAYFFGLKKQMILPYYPDPVYIKESIKELDPNTITLCYTGQISKDKGIGNFFNAVDKVRQKLPELHFKILIIGSAVDESDELYFSSLLKEYLFDDIEIRKSTIFEQFTEAFAEADLCFDLREINFENNHSLPIKLFYFMGAGKPMIYSNLKGIRKHMGKLSFGNLVDPRNAEDISELIINYIRNPDLYHSHALNARKEFKEKYNWNVIKNTFVDFVKRSIDK; via the coding sequence ATGCCTAAAGTACTATTTTTAACCACATCCCACAGCTATAATGATGACCGGATTTTTTATCATCAGGCAAAAGCTCTTGGAGATAATGGGTATGAAGTGAAAATATGCAGTTTGTATGCTGATTATAAAGGTATTATTGATGAAATTGAAATAGAATCTTATGCTATTCTTGAAGAAAGCATTGAAAAGAAAATGGAGGCTTTCCGAAAAGTCTGCGACAACTTTAACCCTCTGGTTATTATATGCTCAGAACCTCTGGCTGTAGTGGCAGTAAAGGAATTTGTAAAGAATAACAAAATAAGCTGTATCTATGATGTTACTGAATGGTATCCTTCCATGTCGATGCTTCAGCATTATCGTTTTCCTGCTAAAATTTTTCAGGCAGCTAAATTTTCTTTAATTCAGTTGTATGCCGGCTTTTTGAGTACTCATTTTATTTTTGGAGAAACGACCAAAAAATTTCCGTTAGCCTATTTTTTCGGATTAAAGAAACAGATGATTCTTCCTTATTATCCTGATCCTGTTTATATCAAGGAAAGCATTAAGGAACTCGATCCCAATACAATAACCCTTTGCTATACAGGACAGATTTCTAAAGATAAAGGAATTGGAAACTTTTTCAATGCAGTAGATAAGGTTCGTCAGAAACTTCCTGAATTACATTTTAAAATCCTCATTATCGGATCTGCTGTTGACGAAAGTGATGAACTCTATTTTTCATCGTTATTGAAGGAATATCTTTTTGATGATATTGAGATCAGGAAATCAACTATTTTTGAGCAGTTCACGGAAGCTTTTGCAGAGGCAGATTTATGTTTTGATCTTCGGGAAATTAATTTTGAAAACAATCATTCTCTGCCGATAAAGCTGTTTTATTTTATGGGAGCAGGGAAACCGATGATTTATTCAAATTTGAAAGGTATACGGAAACATATGGGGAAACTCTCGTTTGGAAATCTTGTAGATCCTCGTAATGCTGAAGATATTTCAGAATTGATTATTAATTATATCCGGAATCCGGATTTATACCATTCTCATGCTCTTAATGCCCGAAAAGAATTTAAAGAAAAATATAATTGGAATGTCATAAAAAACACCTTTGTTGATTTTGTGAAAAGATCTATAGATAAATAA
- a CDS encoding (Fe-S)-binding protein, with protein MDFNIKTMAEYAAEGKAPEVLFWVGCAGSFDDRAKKITKAFCKILNKIGVEFAVLGQEESCTGDPAKRAGNEFVFQMMALTNIEVLNAYEVKKIVTACPHCFNTLKNEYPSLGGHFDVVHHTQFLKTLMEEGRLKIEGGAFKGKKITFHDPCYLGRANDEYEAPRLLLEKLDAELVEMKRCKTNGLCCGAGGAQMFKEPEKGKKDINIERTEEALSFEPKVIATGCPFCNTMMTDGVKHFNKNTEVAVKDIVELLAEAEDL; from the coding sequence ATGGATTTCAATATAAAAACAATGGCAGAATATGCTGCCGAAGGAAAAGCCCCGGAAGTTTTATTTTGGGTTGGATGTGCGGGAAGTTTTGATGACCGTGCTAAAAAAATTACAAAAGCATTTTGCAAAATATTAAATAAAATAGGCGTTGAATTTGCAGTTTTAGGACAGGAAGAAAGCTGTACCGGAGATCCTGCAAAAAGAGCAGGAAACGAATTCGTATTCCAGATGATGGCGCTTACCAATATTGAAGTGCTGAACGCTTACGAAGTAAAGAAAATCGTAACCGCCTGTCCACACTGTTTCAATACCCTGAAAAATGAATATCCAAGCTTAGGAGGGCACTTTGACGTTGTACACCACACTCAGTTCCTTAAAACCTTAATGGAAGAAGGAAGACTGAAAATAGAAGGAGGAGCTTTCAAAGGGAAAAAAATTACCTTCCATGATCCTTGTTATCTGGGACGTGCCAATGATGAATATGAAGCTCCAAGACTATTATTGGAGAAGCTGGATGCAGAGCTTGTAGAAATGAAGCGTTGCAAAACCAACGGACTTTGCTGTGGAGCAGGAGGTGCACAGATGTTTAAAGAGCCGGAAAAAGGAAAGAAAGACATCAATATCGAAAGAACAGAAGAAGCTTTATCCTTCGAGCCTAAGGTAATTGCCACAGGATGTCCTTTCTGTAATACCATGATGACGGATGGTGTGAAACACTTTAACAAAAATACAGAAGTAGCCGTAAAAGATATCGTTGAACTTCTTGCTGAAGCAGAAGATTTATAA
- a CDS encoding DUF4276 family protein: protein MRRLYIIVEGQTEKEFVEKSLKKYFLLHGVFDVRAIMIQTSKGHKGGFVNYEHLKNDIKRILNSESDVIVSTFVDFFKIPTNFPNFSEAKKGGHVDLKIDLLYKGIVSDIDDERFVPYIQKHEFEALLFSSSEGFENWFDNQRMADELCEIIKNYNNPEEINTGSETAPSKRIINILEKHRQKYDKIAEGNLIAEEIGIDKILEKCPRFSSWIAILIEKVNNNQD from the coding sequence ATGAGAAGATTGTATATTATTGTCGAAGGTCAGACAGAAAAAGAATTTGTTGAAAAGTCTTTAAAAAAATATTTTCTTTTGCATGGTGTTTTCGATGTAAGAGCTATAATGATTCAAACTAGTAAAGGACATAAAGGAGGTTTTGTAAATTATGAACATTTAAAAAATGATATTAAAAGAATTTTAAATTCTGAATCAGATGTTATTGTTTCAACATTTGTTGATTTTTTTAAAATTCCAACAAATTTTCCAAACTTTAGTGAAGCGAAAAAAGGCGGACATGTTGACCTTAAGATTGATTTGCTTTATAAAGGTATTGTTTCTGATATAGATGATGAAAGATTTGTTCCATATATTCAGAAACATGAATTTGAAGCTTTATTATTCAGCAGCTCGGAAGGATTTGAAAATTGGTTTGATAATCAAAGAATGGCTGATGAATTGTGTGAAATAATTAAAAATTATAATAATCCGGAAGAAATTAATACCGGAAGTGAAACTGCTCCTTCAAAAAGAATTATTAATATTTTAGAAAAACATAGACAAAAATATGATAAAATAGCAGAAGGAAATTTAATTGCAGAAGAAATAGGAATTGACAAAATATTAGAAAAATGCCCGAGATTCAGCAGTTGGATTGCTATTTTAATTGAAAAAGTAAATAATAATCAAGATTAA
- a CDS encoding AAA family ATPase, with protein MINRIKIQGYKSIKNLDLELKPINVLIGSNGVGKSNFLSFFKLVNNIYEQRLQNYVAKQGGADNLLYFGRKITSNIYGKISFIKDVTANSNNVYYFDLVPDIFNSFVIDTEGSGFNVIDWSDDKQNYFFVTDIRESIIKKSSTFRNKFISNYLDSMKIFHFHDTAESSPLRTPAQIDDNKYLREDGNNLAAFLYYLLQKHPKSFNRIQKTIHSIAPYFERFDLHPDRLNENSIKLEWKEVNQPETYFNASHFSDGTLRFIALATLLMQPELPEVIIIDEPELGLHPFAINKLASLIRKASSTSQIIISTQSVNFVDNFEPEEIITVDRVENESVFMRLDSSELKGWLSDYTIGDLWQKNVIKGQP; from the coding sequence ATGATTAATAGAATAAAAATACAAGGATATAAATCTATTAAGAATTTAGATTTAGAGTTGAAGCCAATCAATGTACTGATTGGCTCTAATGGTGTTGGAAAATCTAACTTTCTTTCTTTTTTTAAACTAGTCAATAATATTTATGAACAAAGGCTGCAGAATTATGTAGCAAAGCAGGGTGGAGCTGACAATTTATTATATTTTGGAAGAAAGATTACCAGTAATATTTATGGTAAAATCTCTTTTATTAAAGATGTAACTGCAAATTCTAACAATGTTTATTATTTTGATTTAGTTCCTGATATTTTTAATAGTTTTGTTATTGATACTGAGGGAAGCGGGTTTAATGTCATTGACTGGAGTGATGATAAACAAAATTATTTCTTTGTTACCGATATTAGAGAGAGTATAATAAAAAAATCGTCAACATTTAGGAATAAATTTATTAGTAATTATCTTGATTCTATGAAAATTTTTCATTTTCATGATACTGCTGAAAGTTCGCCTTTAAGAACTCCTGCACAGATTGATGATAATAAATATTTAAGAGAAGACGGTAATAACTTGGCTGCTTTTCTATATTATTTGCTACAGAAGCATCCTAAAAGTTTTAACAGAATACAAAAGACAATACACTCTATTGCTCCTTATTTTGAAAGGTTTGATTTACATCCTGATAGATTAAATGAGAATAGTATTAAGTTAGAGTGGAAAGAGGTAAATCAACCAGAGACTTACTTTAATGCTTCTCATTTTTCAGATGGAACATTAAGGTTCATTGCATTGGCTACCCTGCTCATGCAACCAGAGTTACCTGAAGTTATCATTATTGATGAACCTGAATTAGGATTACATCCTTTTGCAATAAATAAATTAGCATCCCTAATAAGAAAAGCTTCCTCTACTTCCCAGATAATAATTTCAACACAATCAGTAAATTTTGTTGACAATTTTGAACCCGAGGAAATAATAACTGTAGATAGAGTTGAAAATGAATCTGTTTTTATGAGACTTGATTCTTCTGAATTGAAAGGATGGCTTTCTGATTATACCATTGGTGATCTATGGCAGAAAAATGTTATTAAAGGGCAGCCATGA
- a CDS encoding (Fe-S)-binding protein, producing MQYIDNIIFLILLVAGFGLFAKSLQKIYRNIRLGREINRNDRKSERWSTMARVAMGQSKMTARPVAGILHIFVYVGFVIINIELIEIIVDGLFGTHRFLASVFGHGFYSFFTATLEVLALLVVIGVVIFFIRRNFYGVKRLTMKELFGWPKEDANWILIIEFALMMAFFKMNASDFILQSRGVLPIHGSFPISEMTLVPFLEIFSFDNGFLMFTEKAAWWFHFVGILFFMNYLYYSKHLHIILAFPSTWYANLDKKGKFNNLESVTKEIKLMMDPNADPYAAPAEGAEADVPSKFGAEDIFDLNQVQLLNAYSCTECGRCTSVCPANITGKKLSPRLILMKTRDRLEEVGRNIDQNGKFVDDGKKLLNDYITKEELWACTTCNACTDACPVLLDPLSIIFEMRRFLVMEQSAAPQELNLMMTNVENNAAPWQYNQADRLNWAND from the coding sequence ATGCAGTACATTGATAACATTATTTTCCTGATTTTATTGGTGGCAGGATTTGGGCTCTTTGCAAAAAGCCTGCAGAAGATCTATAGAAATATCAGATTAGGCCGCGAAATCAACAGAAACGACAGAAAATCTGAGCGCTGGAGCACCATGGCACGAGTTGCTATGGGACAGAGTAAAATGACTGCGCGTCCTGTAGCAGGAATTTTGCACATTTTTGTTTATGTTGGTTTTGTCATCATTAATATAGAACTCATCGAAATAATTGTTGATGGACTGTTTGGTACACACCGTTTCCTGGCTTCGGTTTTCGGACACGGATTCTACAGCTTTTTTACAGCAACATTGGAAGTTCTGGCGCTTCTTGTAGTAATAGGAGTGGTTATATTTTTCATCAGAAGAAACTTTTATGGGGTTAAAAGATTAACAATGAAAGAGCTTTTCGGTTGGCCAAAAGAAGATGCCAACTGGATCCTTATTATTGAATTTGCCCTGATGATGGCTTTCTTTAAAATGAATGCCTCAGATTTTATTTTACAGTCGAGAGGAGTTTTACCGATACACGGAAGCTTCCCGATCAGTGAAATGACATTGGTTCCGTTCTTGGAAATTTTCAGTTTTGATAACGGATTTTTGATGTTCACAGAGAAAGCTGCCTGGTGGTTTCACTTTGTAGGCATTCTTTTCTTCATGAACTATCTTTATTATTCAAAACACCTGCATATTATTCTTGCGTTTCCAAGTACATGGTATGCAAATCTTGATAAAAAAGGAAAATTCAATAATCTTGAATCTGTAACGAAGGAAATCAAATTGATGATGGATCCTAACGCAGATCCTTATGCAGCTCCGGCGGAAGGTGCTGAAGCGGATGTCCCTTCTAAATTCGGTGCCGAAGATATCTTTGATCTGAACCAGGTACAGTTGCTAAATGCCTATTCATGTACAGAATGCGGACGTTGTACTTCCGTTTGTCCAGCCAATATTACCGGTAAAAAACTTTCTCCGAGATTGATTTTGATGAAAACGAGAGACCGATTAGAAGAAGTAGGAAGAAATATTGATCAAAACGGAAAATTTGTTGATGACGGCAAAAAACTGCTGAACGACTATATTACGAAAGAAGAACTTTGGGCTTGTACTACATGTAATGCATGTACAGATGCCTGTCCGGTATTGCTTGACCCGCTTTCCATTATTTTTGAAATGAGAAGATTCCTGGTAATGGAACAGTCTGCTGCGCCTCAGGAACTGAATCTGATGATGACTAATGTGGAAAACAACGCAGCTCCTTGGCAGTATAACCAGGCTGACCGTCTGAACTGGGCTAATGATTAA
- a CDS encoding MlaD family protein gives MKFSKELKAGVITLLAIVGFVVLFQFMKGKSLFTTDNIFYAKYDNVEGLAQSSAVSINGLKVGQVDKIIPLTAKDGKISFVVKITVDNKFEFSKNSSLEIFEPGLMSGKEMRVNLMYGGPTAKDGDTLKGAFKLGTLGSLSSQVGPVKDQLQVVLHRVDSLMANANLLVDAQNRAEIKALLSNLNKTVGALQTTAGSVNNLVGHNDPKLQKVLDDASLTMQSGKVTLDKYGNLAQSIDTKQLNSTIANLDATVGKLNQVIGGIDRGEGSLGKIMKDDQLYNNLNSASTNLNSLIEDMKANPKRYINFSVFGKNNKD, from the coding sequence GTGAAGTTCAGTAAAGAATTAAAAGCTGGTGTGATCACACTTCTAGCTATTGTAGGCTTTGTGGTGTTGTTTCAGTTTATGAAAGGGAAAAGCCTTTTTACTACCGATAATATATTTTACGCAAAATATGACAACGTGGAAGGCCTTGCGCAGTCTTCGGCTGTTTCTATTAACGGTTTGAAAGTAGGACAGGTGGACAAAATCATTCCTCTGACCGCAAAAGACGGGAAAATTAGTTTTGTCGTAAAAATTACAGTTGATAACAAATTCGAATTCTCAAAAAATTCATCATTAGAAATTTTTGAACCGGGATTAATGTCTGGTAAAGAAATGAGAGTAAACCTTATGTATGGAGGTCCCACTGCAAAAGACGGTGATACCCTGAAAGGAGCTTTCAAACTGGGAACTCTGGGAAGTCTTTCTTCTCAGGTAGGTCCGGTAAAAGATCAGCTGCAGGTAGTTTTACACAGAGTAGACTCTTTAATGGCGAATGCCAATCTCCTTGTAGATGCTCAAAACAGAGCTGAAATAAAAGCTTTGTTATCCAATCTTAATAAAACAGTAGGAGCATTGCAAACTACAGCAGGAAGTGTAAACAATCTTGTAGGACACAATGACCCTAAACTACAGAAAGTATTAGATGATGCAAGTCTTACAATGCAGAGCGGAAAAGTAACTTTGGATAAATATGGAAATTTAGCTCAGAGCATTGATACGAAGCAATTGAATTCTACCATTGCCAATTTAGATGCTACCGTAGGCAAATTAAATCAGGTAATCGGAGGTATTGACAGAGGAGAAGGAAGTTTAGGTAAAATTATGAAAGACGATCAGCTGTATAACAACCTGAATTCGGCTTCTACTAACTTGAATTCATTAATCGAAGATATGAAAGCGAACCCGAAGAGATATATCAACTTCTCGGTTTTCGGTAAAAATAACAAAGACTAA
- the lon gene encoding endopeptidase La, whose product MTEFEDISLEEMISDGFDIVAEEINLSDFAETDKNSEQKIFPILPVRNMVMFPNVVIPITAGRKTSIQLLEEAQKNGDFIGIVSQKNSDLEQPSEKDIYSTGTLAKIIKIIKLPEGNITAITKGFHRFKIKKIVDKQPYFKAEISKLKDTRPKNQDEYEALLENIKDLALKIIELDPNIPNAANFAIKNINNNDDLLNFICTNANFSSIAKQKLLEEKSLMIRANQCYEMMHEDFRKLELRNQIHQKTSKDLDKQQREYFLNQQIRTIQEELGGGPESDVEDLIAKAKAKKWSKEVEEHFQKEIGRLQRQNPNSPDYNVQRNYLDFFTDLPWETYTKDIFDIAKAEKVLDKAHFGLEDIKKRILEHMAVLKLKNNMKSPILLLVGPPGVGKTSLGKSIADALGRKYVRLSLGGLHDESEIRGHRKTYIGAMAGRILQSIKKSGTSNPVIVLDEIDKIGQGLHGDPSSALLEVLDPEQNKSFYDNFLEMGYDLSKVMFIATANSLSTIQTPLLDRTEIIQIAGYTLEEKIEIAKRHLIKKQQEENGLDAKSFKLGNAELKHIVEAHTSESGVRTLEKRIAAVARWVALQTALVKEYDPKISVEKVDEILGVPRPKSLSEITGVPGVVTGLAWTSVGGDILYIESILSNGKGSLTMTGNLGTVMKESATIALEYIKAKHDELGIPQEELDKKNIHVHVPEGATPKDGPSAGIAMLTSMVSSFKNKKIKPHLAMTGEITLRGKVLPVGGIKEKLLAATRAGIKDVILCEANRKDVEEIKKDYLKDLKVHYVNRMEEVIDIAIEK is encoded by the coding sequence ATGACAGAATTTGAAGATATTAGTTTAGAAGAAATGATCAGCGATGGATTTGATATCGTAGCTGAAGAAATCAATCTTTCCGACTTCGCAGAGACTGATAAAAATTCCGAACAGAAAATATTCCCGATACTTCCCGTAAGAAATATGGTTATGTTCCCGAATGTGGTAATTCCTATTACTGCAGGAAGAAAAACCTCTATACAGCTTCTTGAGGAAGCGCAGAAAAACGGTGATTTTATTGGAATTGTAAGCCAGAAAAATTCGGATCTGGAACAACCTTCCGAAAAAGACATTTATTCTACCGGAACCCTGGCAAAGATCATTAAGATCATTAAGCTTCCGGAAGGCAATATTACGGCTATCACTAAAGGTTTTCACCGATTTAAGATCAAAAAAATCGTTGATAAACAACCTTATTTCAAAGCAGAAATTTCAAAATTAAAAGATACACGTCCTAAAAATCAGGATGAGTATGAAGCTTTGCTGGAAAACATCAAGGATCTTGCTTTAAAAATTATTGAACTGGATCCTAATATTCCTAATGCCGCAAATTTTGCGATCAAAAATATTAACAATAATGATGATCTCCTGAATTTCATCTGTACAAATGCTAATTTTTCTTCTATTGCAAAGCAAAAGCTTCTTGAAGAGAAAAGTCTGATGATAAGAGCCAATCAATGCTATGAAATGATGCATGAGGATTTCAGAAAACTGGAACTGAGAAATCAGATTCATCAGAAAACTTCCAAAGATCTTGACAAACAACAGAGAGAGTATTTTCTGAATCAGCAGATCAGAACCATTCAGGAAGAACTGGGAGGCGGACCTGAGAGTGATGTTGAAGATCTGATAGCAAAAGCTAAGGCTAAAAAATGGAGTAAGGAAGTAGAAGAACATTTCCAGAAGGAAATTGGCAGACTTCAACGCCAGAATCCTAATTCTCCGGATTATAATGTACAGAGAAATTATCTGGATTTCTTTACGGATCTTCCTTGGGAAACGTATACAAAAGATATTTTTGATATCGCTAAGGCGGAAAAAGTGCTTGATAAGGCTCACTTCGGATTGGAAGATATCAAAAAAAGAATTCTGGAGCACATGGCTGTTTTAAAATTAAAAAACAACATGAAATCTCCTATTCTGTTATTGGTAGGACCTCCGGGAGTTGGTAAAACATCTTTAGGAAAGTCTATTGCAGATGCTTTAGGAAGAAAATATGTAAGATTATCATTGGGTGGTCTTCATGATGAGAGCGAAATCCGCGGACATAGAAAAACGTATATCGGAGCTATGGCAGGGCGAATTTTGCAGTCGATTAAAAAATCAGGCACTTCAAATCCGGTAATCGTTCTTGATGAGATTGATAAAATAGGACAAGGTCTACATGGGGATCCAAGCTCAGCATTATTAGAAGTTCTTGACCCTGAACAAAATAAGTCTTTTTATGACAACTTCCTTGAGATGGGTTACGACCTTTCAAAAGTAATGTTCATTGCTACGGCTAACTCTCTTTCAACAATACAGACTCCTCTTTTAGATAGAACGGAGATTATTCAGATTGCGGGTTATACTTTGGAGGAAAAAATTGAGATTGCCAAAAGACATTTAATCAAGAAGCAACAGGAAGAAAATGGCTTAGATGCCAAATCATTCAAACTTGGAAATGCAGAACTTAAGCATATTGTAGAAGCACACACTTCAGAAAGCGGTGTAAGAACACTGGAGAAAAGAATTGCTGCCGTTGCAAGATGGGTAGCGCTTCAAACTGCTTTGGTAAAAGAATATGATCCAAAAATCTCTGTGGAAAAAGTTGATGAAATTCTTGGAGTTCCAAGACCGAAAAGCTTATCTGAAATCACCGGAGTTCCGGGTGTGGTAACAGGTCTTGCGTGGACAAGTGTAGGTGGAGATATTCTTTATATTGAAAGTATCCTAAGCAATGGAAAAGGTTCTTTAACCATGACCGGAAACCTTGGAACGGTAATGAAAGAATCCGCTACTATTGCTCTTGAATATATTAAAGCCAAGCATGATGAGCTGGGAATTCCTCAGGAAGAACTTGACAAGAAAAATATTCACGTTCACGTTCCTGAAGGGGCAACTCCTAAAGACGGCCCATCTGCGGGTATTGCAATGCTTACATCTATGGTTTCTTCTTTCAAAAACAAGAAGATAAAACCTCACCTTGCGATGACGGGAGAAATTACTTTAAGAGGAAAAGTACTTCCTGTAGGGGGGATTAAAGAAAAACTTCTTGCGGCAACAAGAGCAGGAATTAAAGATGTAATCCTTTGTGAAGCTAACAGAAAAGACGTAGAGGAAATAAAAAAAGATTATTTAAAAGATCTTAAAGTACACTACGTAAACAGAATGGAAGAGGTAATTGATATAGCCATTGAAAAATAA
- a CDS encoding AI-2E family transporter codes for MNFLRLPFLVKLTLVVISIIGLGYLLALGQTILAPFFLAFLMAMLFLPAATFMERRLRFPRSMSTMTSVFIMLIILGGIIYFFTHQLSDFSKDLPHLKEQFTTVFNGLQHWVSKTFNVKVDEQVDYINQGLNKLLSSSGMILGFTFGIFSTGFGFIVFFILFFIFILNYRRLLNNFIVTVFNERHKASVQEAVNEIRMMTKKYIFGLFLQVVIVSILTSTLLTILGVKYAILLGVLTGLLNVIPYLGIFISLLISCFIAFATSTPSTCIYVALGYIAIHAVDGNIVLPFVVGSKVKINALFSFIGILLGEHLWGIAGMFLCIPAIAIIKIICERVEDLKPWGRLLGEEQKPNKKKKSYKISKNITLKEMD; via the coding sequence ATGAATTTTCTTAGACTTCCTTTCCTTGTCAAGCTTACGCTTGTGGTGATTTCCATTATTGGTCTTGGCTATCTTTTGGCATTAGGACAGACTATTTTAGCTCCGTTTTTTCTTGCTTTCCTGATGGCTATGCTGTTTTTGCCGGCTGCCACTTTTATGGAACGAAGATTAAGATTCCCAAGATCCATGTCTACAATGACTTCCGTATTTATTATGCTGATTATTTTAGGGGGTATTATTTATTTCTTTACCCATCAGCTCTCTGATTTCAGTAAGGATCTTCCTCACCTTAAGGAACAGTTTACAACGGTTTTCAATGGTTTGCAGCATTGGGTTTCTAAAACCTTTAATGTAAAAGTGGATGAACAGGTAGATTATATCAACCAGGGACTGAATAAACTTTTGTCTTCTTCAGGAATGATTTTAGGTTTTACGTTCGGGATTTTTTCAACAGGATTTGGATTTATTGTGTTTTTCATCCTGTTTTTTATCTTTATTTTAAATTACAGAAGGCTTTTAAATAATTTCATCGTTACCGTTTTCAACGAAAGACATAAAGCCAGTGTACAGGAAGCAGTAAATGAGATCAGAATGATGACCAAGAAATATATCTTCGGTCTGTTTCTTCAGGTGGTTATCGTATCTATCCTTACTTCAACTCTTCTTACCATTTTAGGGGTAAAATATGCTATTCTTTTAGGAGTTTTAACGGGATTATTAAACGTTATTCCGTATCTGGGAATTTTTATTTCTCTTTTAATTTCCTGTTTTATAGCATTTGCTACTTCTACTCCGTCCACTTGTATTTATGTTGCGTTGGGATATATTGCCATTCATGCTGTAGATGGTAATATTGTATTGCCATTTGTGGTAGGCTCAAAAGTGAAGATCAATGCTTTATTTTCCTTTATCGGGATTCTTTTAGGGGAACATCTATGGGGAATTGCAGGAATGTTCCTGTGTATTCCGGCCATTGCGATTATAAAAATTATTTGTGAAAGAGTGGAAGATCTGAAACCTTGGGGAAGATTGCTCGGGGAAGAGCAGAAACCTAACAAGAAGAAGAAAAGCTATAAGATTTCCAAGAATATTACGCTGAAGGAAATGGACTAA
- a CDS encoding bacteriocin-like protein, protein MLKNLKKLNRTDLREIQGGGGVGKCDIGPIGCPCKIPPDDPCLGGGGGGGTTPTPDYGYCPDSQTYILCTETCPNGMSPLCALP, encoded by the coding sequence ATGTTGAAAAATCTTAAAAAATTAAACCGTACAGATCTAAGAGAAATTCAAGGAGGCGGAGGTGTTGGGAAATGTGATATTGGACCCATTGGCTGTCCATGTAAAATTCCACCAGATGATCCTTGCTTAGGAGGAGGTGGCGGTGGAGGAACCACACCAACGCCGGATTATGGATACTGCCCGGATAGTCAAACTTATATCCTGTGCACAGAAACCTGTCCGAATGGAATGAGTCCTTTGTGCGCTCTTCCATAA